TTTATTACTTTCATACTTTGGCATAATTTACAAAGATATACATTCAACTAGTCCAATTTTTTTAAACTTAGAAGGTCAAAGATGTCCCTTGTTGTTATCAATTAGATCCAATTGCCCTTAAATACTTGATTTTcaacatatttgtgtataaagttCTTTTATACCCCTTTTTTAAAGGAATTATAATACGTGCAGTTTTAATTAAATAGATGACAATTATTTATTGATCTACGTGACCCCAATCATAAATAACCCGACTCATCCGTGTTTACCCAAAATAATTGGAAACCATTTGCATACAATGACAATGGGACCGACTTCACCAGGCTATAAAGTTTCGAATTTAACAGCCAACGAACTTCAAATAAAAACAACTCAAAAATTATTACTAATCTATATAACAACTAAAGAGTTTAGCAAAATTTAATGATTATAATTCGAATTTCTAGAAATGatgttttaaaagaaaaaatgccTCAAAATCAGGGATTCGAAGACATCTAATTAGTACTCGCAATAAATTTCAAGTTTAAAGCTCAACTCAAATGATCATTCAACAACAACTATTAATATAAATAGGACTAATAATGATTTCTCAGCCTaaacaaatattaaaaaaaagttcgTACTTAGTTTCTTCGATGCTTCATGTTTTGTTACTAAATGAATTCAAAAGACAATAATTTTTTCTTTAGCAGAGGCTACGGATTTTGGTTCAAAATAGGTGCATAACAAATAGATTTGGATGGGTTAGATGTTTATGGGTTAAGTCTAATATTCATGTGAGCCAATAAATTAATATCACACATGTAATTAAACTCCCACTTATGTCATCTTATAATTCTATTAAAAGGGATATCATTTCAACCATAAAGGACAATGGGAGTTCAATAGGTGGGAAAGAACTAACTTAACATGAAAATTAACATTAAGAACAACTGAGGTCCAATAGGTGAAAGAATGACgtataaatttatttttaatatattggGGACATTTGTGACCTCTTTCCGTGTTTTAAATTACGCTCCTCAATTGTTAAAGTACATTACTCATGGTCACTCAACTATTCAAAATTATTTAGtaaagttactttttttttttgtaacagaAAGATTACTTAACTATGTTTATTATTTTACTTAGAAGGTCACTCCACCAGTCAAATACCCAATTTTACTTTCTTATTAATATATATTATGAACTTAATTATAGAACAAATAAATCTAATTTATAAAGTAAAAAGTGAAAGATAATTTTCAATCATGGTGTAATAATAAAACGGTTGATTAACAGGTTGATGTAGTTAGAAGCAAACATTGAGATCTAATTattaaaacggaaaagggccacatatacccttgtactatcgaaaaaggatcaaatatacccctcgttatactttgggtttaaATATATCCTGCTCTTATACTTTCGGTTCAATATACCCCTCCTTCATTATATTTGTCCAAGTTGCAGACCAGATTTGATATGACACTGACACTCGGTGAGGTGGACACCACGTGTCATGCTAACTCACTGCTCCAACCCATTCGCCGTCAATGGAAGATTCAAATTTCACCAATTTGTTCTCTGTTAAGAAAGCTACTGATAGCAGCCTATCTCTGGATGATAATTGGTCATTCAAGATGAATTTCTCCGAGCGATAGTCTCCTGGGTTAACAAAGCTGGAGGATTCGATCATGGAAGAATTTGTAACCGGAGTTTCTTGCTGAGGATTAAGAATTGAGCTTATCTGGGTGTAAAGGAGCACAAAAACTGTTTCCTCGAGCGGAGGAGATTTTCCATAGCAGCGCAACCATGAGCCTGGCGGCAATCGAAGAGTTGAAGATGCTTCAGCGGAACTCCCCAAGCAGCGCTTTGAAGTCCGTCATCAGACCCCCGGAAGGAAGAGAGGGCTAAATGGGTTGGGATGGTAAATACGCATGTCACGTGGTGGTGTCCACCTCACCGAATTGTCATGCCACATTAAATTTAGTGTCTAACTTGGACAAGTATAACGAAGCAGGAGTATATTTGAATTCAAAATATAATGCGGGGTATATTTATGCCTTTTACACCAAACTCAACGAGCTATTCACGACTTCTAGTTCCTGACAACGGAACTTTAAAAGCCAAGTAGGAAATAGATAACGATAGaaataaaatacgaaaatatggAAGTATATGAAAATATCAAATAGTATTTTTAATATAGGGTTAAGACATTATTTTACACAATAAAATACGTGTCACTCAGCCAATCCAAATGAAAACCTGAAAAAATGACGATGAGAGGAAATGAAAAGGAGGTCGAATTCCTAAATTACTGTATCATCTACTAGTGCAACCGATTAAACTGCCCAAAATCAGGTAATATGCTACTTTTATGAGTATATCCTTTCAAAAAGAATATTCCAAACACAatgtttctttgtttttcttcaattttttaaatttaatttgTCCATATAAGGAAGGGCAATCATGTTAAGACATGCAGCTCGAGTGATCTGATTAGAGTAATATGCTACTTTTATGAGTTATATCCTTTCAAAAAGAGTATTCCAAATGCaatgtttctttctttttcttcaacttttttAACTTAATTTGTCTATATATAGAAGGGCAATTGTGTTAAGAGATGcaactcgagtgataactgtacAAAATAAATGATGAGTTATATCCTTTCAAAAAGAGTATTCCAGACGTGacgtttctttctttttcttcaattttaaaCTTAATTTGTTCATATATAAAAGAGCAAAGTATTCCAGACGTGacgtttctttctttttcttcaattttaaaCTTAATTTGTTCATATATAAAAGAACAAATGTGTTAAGACATGCAGCTTGAGTGATTCGGTTAAACCGCTCAGAATATGATAATATGCTACGTTTATGAGTTATATCCTTTCAATAGGGCCGACTTTAGGGGGAAGCCACTAAAGCAATTGCTTTAGGCCCCCCAAACTGAAGGCCCCAAAATTTTATTTTACATATTATAAGATTATGAACAAAAGAGACTAGattttatatttcttttcttGAAATGTAAAAGGTTATTGAATAAATAATTCAAATTTTATACTCTTTATGTTCCCATTTATGTAATATTCTTTTCTCTTTAGTTAGTCTCAAAAAGAATAACATTTTTTCATATTCAATAAAAATCTAatttaaacttttcattttaaCCTTCATGTGATTTATaggttaaaaaaaattacatatataacttgttttggaccacaattTTGAagaatctttctttttctcttaatTTTGCGCTCATTCAAACATATTCACATGAATTAGACAATAGTAAACATATGCAATATATAAAAAATGAACAAATCGATGACGACTTTGATAATTTAAAACAGATGAAGTCTCTCGTAGAGTTTATTATTTCTTATAGATAGTGGATTAAACCTTTGTTTTTATTTCAAAATAGATTTGCATTATTCTAAATGTATGAAGTTTTTTTAACATCTACTTAGTGGGTACAAAATTGAGATTATTAGATTATGAGAATTCATAAAAGAGTATCATAACCGCCAATATACGTTTCTTATAcaaatatttatttaaatttgagtGGGTAGAGTTACTAGATGTATCTAATGATGGAAGATAGCATGTAACTGAGTGAATATTAATCAAGATAGGTACAAGATGATCCATATACCATCTTCATAGactaaaaaaagagaaaattagaATAAATAAATTTAAGGCCTCTTATAAAAGTTTGGCTTTAGGCTCCCGATTTCGTTGAGCCGCCCTTGCCTTTCAAAAAGAGTATTCCAATCGCaacatctctttctttttcttccaattttgaaaaaaaaataaaaatttgtccATATAATGAAGGGCAACTGTTGGAAGTGCAGCTCGCACGGTCTGATTAAACCGCACAAAATAAGGTAAAATGTTACTTTTACGAGTTATATAATTTCAAAAAGAGTATTCCAAACACGacgtttctttctttttcttcaatttttaaaACTTAATTTGTCCATATATAGAAGGGCAATTGTGTTGAGACATGCAACTCGAGTTTAAACTTCGCAATATAGGGTAATATGCTACTTTTTATGAGTTATATTCTTTCAAAAAGAGTATTCGAAATGCAGcgtttctttccttttcttcaattttttaaacTTAATTTGTTCATATATAGAAGGACAAGTGTTGAAACATGCAACTCGAATGATCCGGTTAAACTGCACAAAATAGGGTAATATGCTACTTTTATGAGTTATAACCTTTCAAAAAGAGTATTCCAAACGCaatgtttctttctttttcttcaaatttttaaaattaatttgtcCATATAAGGAAGGGCAACTGTTGAGACGTGCAACTCGCGTGATCCGATTAAACCGCACAAAATAAGGTAATATGCTACTTTTACGAGTTATTTCCGTACAAAAAGAATATTCTAAATGCgacgtttttttttctttttcttcaatcATTTAAACTTACAGTATAGGGAACAACAATTGCACTGTTGAGACATGCAACTCGAGTGATCCGATTAAACTGCACAAAATAGAGTAAATGCGCTACAATATTTATGAGTTATATCCTTTCAAAAAGAGAATTCCAAATGCAacgtttctttctttttcttcaattttttaaacTTAATTTGTCCATATAAGAAAGGGCAACTGTGCTGAGACAAGTAGCTAGCTTGAGTGATCTGATTAAACtacacaaaataagaaaatacactACTTTTATGAGTTATACCTTTTAAAAATGTATTCCTAACGCAACATTTCTTTTTTGTTTCTTCAATTCTTTAAAATTAATTATTCAGATAAGGAAGGACAACGTAGTTGAGACAAATTCAATTCCAACAAGAGTTGATAAATTGGTTTGAGAATGATTTTTCAGCCTCAAGAATTAAACAAATTTAAAAACTTTCCATAAACTTCAGATTTGTTTGAACTTAATTAGTTCCTTCGATGCTTCATGTTTTGCAATTGAATGATTTTGAAAGACAACAATGGCTTCCTTATTTGAGCCTGCGATTTTTGGTTCAAGTTCAGTACATAACATATAAATTTAGATGGGCCAGATTATTTATGATTGAGTCTAATATCTATGTAAAATACAATATAGTTAATTAACAGAAAAAGGTCCAAACATACCTTATACAAAATAATTAGAACAAATATATCCTCCATTAAAAAGTAGCCTATTTTTACCTCCGGTCACGAATGGCTCAGATATATATGCCCTTTTCGGTGGACGGATGtgaaaagttgatttttttaaattaaattcacgccgcttttattttaataaacaaatcagaaaaatatttttaaaatcaaTTTTTCCACTTCCGTTAGCCAAAGTATCTGAGCTGTTTGTTAAAAACGAGAATATAAATAGATCTAGTTCGATTGTTTCAATTTTCCCTTTAGCCAAAAAGGGCATATCCGAGTAAACTCCACAAAATGGGTATACGCTCGCAacatttctttatttttcttcgtTTCTCTTCGATATTAACGTTGAGGTCCGATTAAATTTGTATTTGTGCCGGAAAATTTCACGTTTGAGATAAACACACCTTAACAAAATCAATTTTTCATATTCAGGGTGAACTCGAACTCACGACTTCTAATAAAGATGAAGAAGTATTTGTCATTCCAGCATTAttagtttctttctttttcttcgtTTTCTACTAAGATTACTTTGTCCGTATACAAGGAAGGACAACTGTTGTAACTTGCAGCTACGTACGTACTGATCAATACTCCGTAAGATATAGGCGGACATATTATTTGTACGAGCTATTTCTCTTTTTCATCTACTCATCAAGAGTAGAAGCCACTTGTATCATCCTTGTTTTTCTGTAGTTTAGTCAATATCTAATTGCATGTAATTATGATTCCTGGACCGTTTTCTCTATCCCCAACGAACTCGATATCACTGCATCTAGTCTTAAAAATTAACCCCCAAAGACAAaggatatacatacatacaacaGGAACAAAGTAGAACTATATATAACTCCAAAACCTTCTGTTCGAAAGCAAATTGAGAGGTACATTACATTTCAGCCGCGTGTCGATTCATAGTACGAGAGATACACGTAGTACGCATGCCATTAAAAATGGCATTGCTGGCTGACACGTGGCTTTTCACAATCACAATTGTTAACTCTCAACGCTATCGGTTACATGTTTTTTGGTCGGTTAAATATTTCCGTATGACAGTATCTCACTATCcatgcaaaaatataaataaacATAGATGCTGTTCCATGCAAGTACTATTTATGTAGCCATAACCAAAGTGAAAATTCTCAATTCTCATATTATAATTCCAACTTCAAAGGCTTAGTTAATTTTGTTACCCAAAAAAATGGCTCCAAACCTTGTGAGTGACACAAAAAAAGCTACTAATACTCAAAAGGGCATAGAATTAGGGAGGTCATGTGCTTATGTGACATTCTTAGCGGGTAATGGTGATTATGTGAAAGGGGTGGTGGGTTTAGCAAAGGGATTAATAAAAGCCAAAACTATGTATCCTTTGGTGGTGGCGATTTTACCCGATGTGCCGGAGGAACACCGGATGCTACTAAGGAGTCATGGTTGTATAGTGAGGGAGATAGAGCCACTTGCACCTTCAATGGACTCATCGGATAAATATGCTAGATCATATTACGTTCTCAACTACTCCAAACTTCGGATTTGGCAGGTAATTAGTTTTTCTTATAACTATTGTGTTACTCGTTCTGCATGTCCcatgacttgctcaacttcaaGTCAGCAATGTTTTCAGAATGCATGATAAGTCTACCATAAATATAGTATGGGTTGTTCTACTTCAGATTAACTGTTCGGCCTTACTATTTATGTCCATATTTAATCTTATTTGTTTTAGAAAAATAATTACTGCCTCCACCTCATTAGATGTGCAAAACAAATAATTAAGAgaaaaaggccaaaatagcagGACTATTGAAATAGGTGAACTTTATCCTCAGCTGTGTTTTTTATATTTGAACGGTTAGTTAACTAACTCAAAAATATCCTCCAACTATTTAAGTAActcaaaaatatattttttaccaACGATTGGTCAATCCCCCAAACAATGAAAAAAAGTTAATATTTGATAATAGGTCAATTTTATCCTCAGTTGTATTTTTACGTTTTTGGCACAAAAATATGCCCTGTCAATTCAAGGGCTTCGCACCTGAGCCTCGTTAGACTTACCTGAAGTGTAAGGTGTAAGTGAAGAAAATAGAAGAGATGAAGTCCGTCCCTTAGCCTAGTCTATATCTtgaagaaaatagaagaaaatagaAGAGATGAAGTCCGTCCTTTACCCTAGTCTATATCCACAGATGACGCAACTTCGTACCGACGCCTCACTACTACTTTCTTTTTTCGTTTCatttggatggtttgatgttttGATGACGGACGGCAATTTCTGTATTATTATTGCCTTCATTATGCTCCTCCAGTAGACATTGATGGTATTCGTGAACCTGCACCCCAAAACAATGAAAAACGGTCATATTGGAAAATGGTGAACTTTATCCTCCGTTGTGTTTTTACGAATTCGGCACAAAATTACCCATGCTGTTAGTTAACTAGCTGAAAAATGTTAGCCAACTATCCAAGTTGCTCAGAAATATATTGATTGCTCAATCCCGCCCAAAACAATGAAAAAAAAAGTCAATTTTACCCCTCAATCTTGATTCTAAAGTAACTAAGCTGATTGTTTTTGTCTTGACCCTTTGGTATTTGCAGTTTGTGGAGTACAGTAAGATGGTATACTTGGACGGAGACATGCAAGTTTTTGAGAACATAGACCATCTTTTCGACTTTCCTGACAAATATTTCTATGCCGTGGCGGACTGCATATGTGACATGTATGGGCAGCCATGTTCTGAGGTTCTGCCGTGGCCCAAAGACTTGGGCTCAAGGCCACCTATCTACTTCAACGCAGGCATGTTTGTCTTTCAGCCCAATCTCTCCATTTATGTCCGTCTCTTGAACACCCTCAAAGTTACCCCACCCACCCAATTTGCCGAACAGGTATAATTTTAACCCCCGTACGTGTAAGGTAGTATGCCTCTATATAGGCAGTTATGTATATACTAATACTATTGCTAGTTTTTATATGAGTTTTAAGTTGTGTATAATATTTTTACCTGGTAGGTTAAATTACATCCACTAGCAAGTAATTAATGTTCTTAACAAACAAGACTTGATAACTTTAACTAAGAGATTACCTACTAGCACTTGCTGTATACTACATTGTTAGTATGTATAACATAAACTCAAAATGAGCATAACCAATCCTGTCAAAGTACGCGTTTGCAATTATAGTTTTGGTAGCGCGTTTTGAAAGTAGCGCAACTTTGAGTCCCTTCTCGTAGCTTACAAAGACATGTTTTCTTCTTATATCACATTCTCATGTATACTTCAGCATATATATCGGTTCCAACCATTTCCTTTTTGTAGGACTTTCTGAACATGTTCTTTAAAGACAAGTACAAGCCAATTCCTTATGTATACAATTTATTGCTGGCCATGCTATGGCGCCACCCGGAGAAAATCAACGTCAACAAAGCGAAAGCAGTTCACTACTGTTCGCCAGGAGCTAAGCCGTGGAAATACACTGGCAAGGAAGAACATATGGATCGAGAAGATATCAAAATGCTAGTGAAGAAATGGTGGGACATTTATAATGATCAGACACTGCATCACAAGCAGGGTTCTCTTCGGATTGCTGGAGCTGAGGGTCAAGTGGAAGCAAACAGATTAAAGGCTGCAGCCTTTTCTGATACAAACATCAGTACCTTATGTCTTACTAACCCATCAGCTGCTTAGCTAATATATCTGGAAGCTTCAAGTGAACGATATCCTCTTTTATGTTAGTTGGAGAAACACTGCCACTTGTTTATTTCTTGGCAGGTTTTGTTTTAATTTGGTGACTAATAAGGCAGGGTTTTTTGTTCATCTGCCACTTATATAGGTGTGTCCTGGAATCTTGGTGGTCATTAGGAAGTTCATCGAGAGTATATATATGCAGCATATATATAATGTATCAGCAACCACCGGTCCTCGACTGTGTGAAGCTACCAtgttccttttttgtttttgagTATCTTCCCACCTATGTAAATAGTTTGTATAGTTATAGAAGTTTCCTCGTCAACTAAAGTTTGTTTCATGAAATAGAATTGAGAGGCTTAATGACTGAAGAGCATCAACCCTGACAGTGTTGCATAACAAATCCTAACTGAGGGGTTGCTGTTCTCAAAATGATTTTTTCAAGAGTCCAGTAACAACAAAGAAAAACACATCACAGATGTCCTAATGGGACCTGTCCAACAAAATTTACCATAGTATAGATCAACCAACATCTTATGGCTTATGAACTTGAGAAGCTCATCTTCCCAATAGGGCAACCCGATCTTTCTGGACTGCCTGTGACAAATTTAAGTCGAAGAGCTCACACCGTATAGGCATTTCCATTTCATAGAAGGGATTCTTCAAGACGTAATCAGTGTATAATTCGTAGATGTACTTCAACAGACTCTCCatatgcagagtaccaggttcaCAGACCACAAAGAATTTTGTTCCTGCAATTAAATCAATTCAATTCTTCTATTAGTTGAAGTATGCCCTAAACTGACACAGTGATTGAAGGGAAAAAGATAAGCTTGAATATCATCAAGTTAAATGTTCCATGGAACTCAAAACTCAGGCACTAGTTTGACTGAAGCACAAAAACATTAGAACCGTCTTTTAAATATTTACCAAGTGGCTTGCCATGCATTATTGATTAGTCTTTCGCCATTTCTGTTGCATTATCATTTTGTGTGTCTTTTCTAGTCCACTACCATTTCATGACTGAACTATACAAGCAAACAGCTTCCATCTTTGCCATTTACGTTGTCCTGTTTTCAAATATTTCACTTCATTTCAACTTAGTATTACCTAAGGGACAAACTTATTTATGTGAGTTATAGTCTCAACAGAGGAATCCAAGAAGAATATGATCCACACAAGGCTAAAAATCAGCTTTGTTGGAGACCCACAAAATCTTCCAGCTCTTTGTGTGTGTAACGCCTTCTTTGGGATATTTTCTTAGTTTTTGGTAGATCTAGGCAACATAGAATGGAGTTCACAAAAATATAATCTCATTCTTTTTATTGACCTGTCCAAAAAGGGTGTTGGTATATTTATAGTTTGAAGAGTCCCCTACAATGCACTTCGAATAAATCAACCGCCAAGCAATAGTAGAAGCGTAAAACGTTGTGTAGTTGTGTTTCTAAGACTATCAGTCTACTATCCTTGAAGTAATACACCACTTAAATTTCAAGTATAACACCAAAGTATTTGTTAAGGGCTACGAAGAACCCCAGTAGTCATCTTACTTGATAGAATATGTTATGCACTCTTGACTTGTTAGCATTAAAGCAGACAATTTCAATGAAACAGGGACCCAGTAAATGTTTCAGATTGTTTTAGGAAAGTCACTTCCGGTATTAAAATGTAGCGATTTGGTAATCCGAAACTGCCTATGAACAACACGACAATACAACTTTAGACCCTGGGAAATATACAGGGAGTAAGCTataagattgttttttttttttttttttcttgagaagGTAACATGTGAGTAAGCTATAAGATTGTTTTATTAATAACTTAGACTTGGAGCACGGGGACATGGTTCTTGAATCATTTACATATATTTATGTTTTATTAATAACTTAGACTTGGAGCACGGGGACATGGTTCTTGAATCATTTACATATATTTACCTGGAAGGTGTCATCCCTtacatatgaaaaaaaaaaagaagaagatattggGTGCTTGTTTACAACATACATCTAAACTGTGAACAGCAGTATCCATATACCAAGGAGTCACCAACAATCCACTTCAACGAAACACCAGCAGTAGAATGTTGTGAAAATATTATCTCTAGCAGTGACTCCAGTTAGTCTAATGTTTTGGGAACTTCACCCCCAACTTGTATACCTCAATCAATAACAAAAGATATCTTCCTTATCTTTCCAAGAAACTATAGAAGTTCTCATTAAGTGCTGGGATGAACCTATATAGTTTTTCTTGACTGAATATGCCATGACACTCTTAGCATGTTAGCCCTTATATGTAAGGTTTTTTAGCCTGTCCTGTTAGCCTTAAGGGAAAATAGCACTTTTAGTCCCTGTGTTAATGCTATATTCTGATTTTAGTCCTTGTGTTATCAATTTACCACTATCGACCAATTATATTATGCGGGTGATTTTGATCCTTCAACTAACAGATCCTAAGAAAGTTAACCAACAGTTAACTCCATCCAGGGACAGTTGTGGTACCGTATTAATTTTTTGGTGCTAGTTGACGAGCAACCTCCACCAACTGTTTGTttattcaattaaaaaaaatattttgccaATTTTAAATCCTACAATATTCTC
The sequence above is a segment of the Lycium barbarum isolate Lr01 chromosome 6, ASM1917538v2, whole genome shotgun sequence genome. Coding sequences within it:
- the LOC132598474 gene encoding galactinol synthase 1-like, with the translated sequence MAPNLVSDTKKATNTQKGIELGRSCAYVTFLAGNGDYVKGVVGLAKGLIKAKTMYPLVVAILPDVPEEHRMLLRSHGCIVREIEPLAPSMDSSDKYARSYYVLNYSKLRIWQFVEYSKMVYLDGDMQVFENIDHLFDFPDKYFYAVADCICDMYGQPCSEVLPWPKDLGSRPPIYFNAGMFVFQPNLSIYVRLLNTLKVTPPTQFAEQDFLNMFFKDKYKPIPYVYNLLLAMLWRHPEKINVNKAKAVHYCSPGAKPWKYTGKEEHMDREDIKMLVKKWWDIYNDQTLHHKQGSLRIAGAEGQVEANRLKAAAFSDTNISTLCLTNPSAA